The genomic region GCACTCGGCTACGCCGCCTTCGCCGTCGCCGCGGTTCTGGCCGTGGGATTCAGCAGGCGTACGGGGTGGGGTCTGGCGGTCGACGCGATCGGGGAGGACGCGACCACGGCCGACCGCTGCGGTCTCCCGGTGCGGGCCGTCCGGTTCGCGGCCGTGCTGCTCACCGGCGCCGTATCGGGCCTGGCGGGTGCGCAGCTGGCCCTGTCGGAGGTGCACGCCTTCAGCGACGACATCACCGGCGGCATCGGCTACCTCGCGGTCGTCGCGGTGATCGCGGGCCGCTGGCGGGCCTGGCCCACGATCGTCGCCTGCCTCTTCTTCGGCGTCGCTCAGTCGCTCCAGTTCGTCGCGCCCGCGCTGGGACTGCATCTGTCCGCGCCCCTGCTGACCACACTGCCGTACGTCATCGCGCTGCTCGCGGTGAGCGGCCTGGTGGGCCGCAGCCGGGCACCGTCGGGGCTCACCGTCCCGTTCCTGCGCGGCACCTGACCGTCCGCCGTCCGCACCCGCACACCTCCCCCTGAGGACACACGACATGACGCTGATCCTGACCCGCTCCGACATCGCCGCGCTGCTCGCGGACGTCCGGGAGGACGTCGAGAAGGCGGTGGAGAGCTGCCACCTGGACCTGGCACTGGGCAGGGCCGTCCTGCCGCCCCCGCCGGCCATGCGGCTGCCCGGGTCGGACGGGACCTTCCTCGCGATGGCATCGGCTTCCGCGCCGGCCGGTCTCGCCACCGTCAAGCTCCTGGCGGACCTCCCCGCCAACCGCGAACGGGGCCTGCCCGTGCAGCGGTCGTCCGTCCTGGCCGTGTCCGCGGACACCGGTGCGTGCGAGGCGCTCCTCGACGGGGCCGAGGTCACCCGTGCGAGAACCGCCGCCGCGACCGCCGTCGCCACCCGGGCCCTCGCCCGGAAGGACGCACGCGTCCTGGGGCTCGTCGGCACCGGCCCCCTCGCCCGGGCCCACGCCCGCGCCCTGCTGCCGGGCCGCTCCTACGAACGGATCGTGCTCTGGGGGCGCGATCCCGGCCGGAGCAGCGAGCTGGCCGCCTGGATCGGTGCGGAGCTCGGCGTGGACGCGCACGTGCTGGCCGGACCCCGGGCCGTGGCCGAGGCCTCGGACGTCCTGTGCACGCTGACACCGTCCCGGGAACCGCTGATCCGGGGCGCGTGGCTCTCCCCCGGCCAGCACATCAACGCCGTGGGCGCCCCGCCACGCCCCGACCACCGGGAGATCGACACGGAAGGCGTCGTACGCTGCCGGATCGTCGTCGACGCCTGGACGACGGCCCGTGAGAAGTCCGGCGAGGTACTGATCCCGCTCGCCGAGGGCGCGCTCGGCGAGGACGACTTCCGGCGCGAACTCGGCGACGTCCTCGCGGGGTCCGTTCCCGGCCGGACCGCGGACAGCGACCTCACACTCTTCAACTCGGTGGGCGTCGGACTCCAGGACCTGGCCGTGGCACGGCTGCTCATGGACGCCGCGGCCGAGCGAGGCGCGGGCACCCGGATCGACCTCGGCGGCTGACCCGGGGACGGGGCGGGATGCCCCGCCCCCGGGCGTCCCGCCTACTCGGCCAGCCGGATCGAGTTGATCGGCGTCATGTTCGTGACGATGGTCTCGCCCGGGTATCCCTTGTCGCCGCAGTTGACGCCGTCGTACCCCTTGCAGAGAGCCGCGGTCGCCCCACCCGTCTGGTTGTTGAGGACACGGTGCGTCCCGGTCTCGTCGACCAGGTTGTGGGCGCCGTACGACCAGTACATGTGCTCCGGCTTGTCACCGTTCCAGCCCGAACCCGGGTAGAGGCAGACGGCACCCGACGGGCACCCGTGGACGGTCGCCCGCGCTCCGGCCTCGGCGGCCTGCGAGCCCGCCCCCGTCACCAGCACGGCCCCTGCCGCGAACGTCAGTACAGCCGCCGCTCGTACGATCCTGCGCATGATTCCTCCTGTGGTCCCCGAACGCCCGTCCCCCGCAACTTCCCCCGTTGCGCGGGCGTTCGGCCTGACTGGAGACTGACACCCCCGCCGCCCCGGGCGCCGCACCCTTTCAGCACGGTGGAAACGTCGTCGCCTCAGACGCCCGCCGAATCGAGCAGCTGCCGTCCCAGCGGGGAGGGAACATGCAGCACACGCCGCCCTTCCCGGCGGCAGGAGGCCAGCCCGGCCTCGCGCAGGATCGCCAGCTGCTGGCTGGTGTTGGGCAGCGACGAGCCGACGGCGGCGGCCAGTTCCGAGGTGGACGCGCAGCCCTGGACCGCGATCTCGTACAGGAGAGCCGCGCGCGTCGGTCCGAGCAGCCTGGCCAGCGACGACCGGGCGGAGGGCCCGCCGGGGACGACAGGCTTGTCGACCGGGTAGACCAGCATCGGCAGCAGCGCGTCGTCGACCAGGGTGACCGGCATGCGCCAGCAGAAGTACGAGGGCACGAGCAGGAGCCCGCGCCCGTCCAGATACAGGTCCCGCTCCACCGGGTACGCCATCTCCAGCACCGGCGGGGACCACCGGACCATCGGCCGGAAGGTCTCCAGCAGCGCCCGGGTGCCGCCGGCCGAGAGCTCCCGGGACCGCCAGGCGAGGTCGGAGGCCACCGCCGCGTCGATGCGCTCCCGGAACGGGGCGACGAACAGCCTGTCGTAGGTGCTCAGCGCGCCGCCCAGCACCCGCAGCGCCGTCGTGTCGCCCCTGGCGAGCTCCGCACCCGCCGGGGGCCTGCCGCTCGCCCGGGCCAGCAGTTCCAGTTCGGTGCGCAGCCGGGTGCGCGGGGTGGTGAGCACCCGCTCGATCCCGTTCCTCAGATCGGCGACGCCACCGTCCACGGCGGGCGTCAGGAAGTCCGGGAAGTAGGGCCCGTACGGCACCAGACCGCACAGGAACCGTGCGGCGCGGCGTCCCGGCCCTTCGGCCTTCAGCCGGTCCGCGACGCTGCGCCGCCAGGGTCCGAAGGCGACGAGCCCCTCCTTGTTCTGCAGCCGGCAGAGGCTGCAGACGATCTCCCACAGCGGGTCGGGCCCGCGGGCGATCCGGACGTACTCCAGGTCCTCGGCGGTGAAGTGGATACGCAACAAGATTTCCCCCCTTGTCGTACCTCTCACCACTGTGGGGGCGGGGGCGGCCCGGGGGCCAAGCTTTCCCGCCGCGTGTCCGGCACGGGTGAGGGCCCGCACAACCGGGTGGAACTCTGTGGTCCGCCCCCGGGGCCGTTCAGTAGCGTGCGGGTATGAGCACTTCCGACATCACCCCGGCCACGACCTCGTCCGACGCCCACCCCCGGTTCGCGGAAGCCCTGCGGGAGCTGGGACTCGACGTCGAGGTACGCCGCTTCCCCGACGCCACACGCACCGCGGCCGAGGCCGCCGCCGCGATCGGCTGCGAGCTCGGCCAGATCGTCAAGTCCCTGATCTTCGAGGCGGACGGTGTGCCCGTCCTGGTCCTGGTGGACGGCTCGTCCCGGGTGGACGTCGAACGCGTGAGGGCCGAGCTCGGCGCCGGAAAGGTCGAGCGGGCCGGAGCCGGTCCGGTCCGGGAGACCACCGGGTACGCGATCGGCGGGATCCCGCCCTTCGGGCACCGTACGAAGACCCGGGTGCTGGCCGACCGGGGGCTGCTCGGCCACACGACGGTCTGGGCGGCCGCCGGCACCCCGCACACGGTCTTCCCGCTCGATCCCGGGAGCCTGATCGAGCTCGCGGGCGGCACTCTCGTGGACGTCCGCGAGCGAGCCGCGTGACCCCCCTGGTGGCGGCGGCCGTCCTGGCCGCCGCGATCACGCACGCCAGCTGGAACGCCATCGCCCATGCCATACGTGACCAGTTGGTGTCCTTCACCCTGATCTCCGGTGGCGGGGCGCTGATCGGGCTCGTGCTGGCCTGCTTCGCCCCGCTCCCGGCCGCCGGCGCCTGGCCGTACCTGCTCGTCTCCGCGGGTCTGCACGTGGCGTACATGCTGCTGCTGATGCGCTCGTTCACCCTGGGCGACTTCGGCCAGATGTATCCGATCGCCCGGGGCACGGCCCCCCTGGTCGTGACGGTCCTGGCCGCCGTGTTCGTCGGGGAGCGCCCGGACGGCTGGGCGACGGTGGGCGTCGCCGTGGCCTCGGCGGGGCTCGTCGGGCTGGCGCTGTGGGGCATCCGCGGCTCCGGCAGGCGCCCCCACTGGCCGGCGATCCTGGCGGCCCTCGCGACGGGCCTGGCCATCGCCGGCTACACCACGGTCGACGGTGTGGGGGTGCGTGCCTCGGGGACACCGATCGGCTACATCGCGTGGCTGATGATCCTGGAGGGGATCGCCATCCCCGCCTACGCGTTCTGGCGCCGCAGGGGTGAACTGGTACCGCAGCTCGGCCCGTTCGCCGGCAGAGGGCTGCTGGGCGCGGCCCTGTCGGTCGCCGCGTACGGTCTCGTCCTCTGGGCGCAGACGAAGGCGGCGCTCGCCCCGATCGCCGCGCTCCGTGAGTCCTCGATCATCGTGGGCGCCGCGATAGGGACCGTGTTCTTCAAGGAGCGGTTCGGGGCTCCGAGGATCGCCGCGGCCGGGCTGATGGTGGTCGGTATCGGCCTGATGCTGCACACGGGTTGAGCGGGCCGGCCCCTTCGTCACCGTGCGGCCGACGCCGCCAGCTCCACGACCACTTCGCCGTCCTCCTCCTCGCCCGTGGGCCGGAAGCCGAGCGAGGTGTAGAGGCGTCCGGCCGCCGTGTTGACGGGATCGTAGGAGAGCCGGAGCACCTCGCACCCCTCCTGCTCCGCCAGCCATCCGGCCAGCGTGCGTACGGCGGCGCGGCCGACGCCCCGGCCCTGTTCGGGGCCGTCGACGAGCATCCCGCCGATCCAGTACGAGCCGTCGTCGTCCCTGGCCCACATCACATGTCCGGTCACGGTGTCGTCCCCGTACACCGCGAGCGAGTGCCAGGTGTCCTCGCGCAGCGACAGCAGCAGATAGCGGGCGGCCAGTGCGGGAGCGTGGGCGCGCTGGGCGTCGAGGGGCGCGATGTCCGCGACCGCACGCCAGTTGGCGTCGTCGACCGGGCGCAGGGTGATGCGCCGGCCGGCCCGGTCCGTGAGTCCGTGGTCGATCATCCGGGCAGGGTAGGCAGCGGGCCGCCGGTCCGGCTACCGGATTTCCGGGTCCCCCGCCACCCGGCTGCCGGGTTTCCGGATCCCCGTCCCCCGGATACCGGCTACCGGCTTTCGGGGTCCCCCGTCATCGCCGCGCGGAAGGCGGTGTTGACGGCGAGCAGCCCGCCGTCCACCCGCAGCGTCGTGCCGGTGATCCAGGCCGCGTCCCGCGAGGCGAGGAAGGCGACGGCGGCCGCGATGTCGTCCGGTTCGCCCACCCGCCCGAGAGGGTAGAGCGCGGCGGCCCGCTCCAGCTCGGCGTCGCGGCCCGCCCAGGCGTCCGTACGGATCGTGCCGGGCGCCACGAGGTTGACGCGGACGCCACGAGGTCCGGCGTGGCCGGCGAGGGTCCGGGTCAGGCTGGCCAGGCCCGCCTTGGCGGCGCTGTAGGCGTGGCCGCCGAAGTCCTGTTCGCCGTTGACCGAGCCGATGTTGACGATGGCGCCGCGGCCGGAGGCCACCAGGTGCGGCAGTGCGGCGCGGGAACAGCGGTGGGGGCCGGTCAGGGTGATGTCGAGGGTACGGGCCCAGGGTTCGTCGGCCTCGTCCTCGAAGAGCGCCACGTCGTCGTCGTAGTAGGCGTAGGCGTTGTTGACCAGGACGTCGAGCCGTCCGAAGACGGCGACCGCGTGGGCCACCGCCGCGTCGACCGCCGCCCGGTCCCCCACGTCGCAGGCGAGGGATTCGGCGGTGCCGCCCGTGCCGCGTATCCCGGCGGCCGTGCGCTCGGCGCGGCCGGCGTCCAGGTCGGTGACGAGGACGGCCGCCCCCTCGGAGGCGAGCCGGCGGGCGGTCGCCGCCCCGATGCCCTGTCCCGCGCCCGTGAGGAGCGCGGCGTATCCGTCGAGGCGAGGAGTCATAGCGCCGACCGTACTGCCCGGACCAGGGCCTGGGCACGGGGGTCGGCGGTAACTCCCTTCTGCAGACCGTTCGTCACATAGCCGAGCGCTATGCCCGTTTCGGGGTCGGCGAAGCCCAGCGAACCGCCGCGTCCGGGGTGCCCGAACGACCCGGGGCCGAGCAGCGGCGCCGCCGGTCCGTGCAGCATGTAGCCGAGGCCGAAGCGGGTGCTGACGACCAGCACGCGGTCCGGTCCCGCGGACTCCTCGGTGCGGGCCAGGGTGAGCGTCGCGGGGGCGAACAGCCGCTCCCCGTCGACCTGGCCGATCATCGCGGCGTAGCAGCGGGCGAGGCCGCGCGCGGTGGCGACGCCGTTGGAGGCGGGGAGTTCCGCCGCGCGGTAGTCCGGGGCGTTCTCGTCGGGGAAGGGGTCGATCGCGCCGAAGGCGCGGCGGGTCAGCGAGGCCGGATCGGCGTAGGCGTCGACGACGGAGCGCTTGGGGCGCACGCGCAGTGCGCCGCTGCCCTCGGCCGGCGGCGGTGCGACCGGCCCGATGCGGCCGATGCGGTGCGACTCGTCGGCCGGGAGCCCGAACCAGAAGTCCAGGCCGAGCGGGCGTGCGATCTCCTCCGCGACCCACCGGCCGATGGTCCGCCCGGTGACCCTGCGCACCAGTTCGCCGACGAGCCAGCTGTAGGTCTGGGCGTGGTACCCGTGGTCGGTGCCGGGCTCCCACTGGGGCCGCTGGGCGGCGACGGCCGCGGCTCCGGTGGTTCCGTCCGCCGCCTCCTGAGGTGTCAGCGCCCGGTCGAGGGCGGCCAGCCCGGCCCGGTGGGCCAGGAGGTGGCGCACGAGGACGCGCTCCTTGCCGTTCGCCTTGAACTCCGGCCAGTACGTGCCGACGGGGGCGTCGAGGTCCACCTGTCCGCGCTGGTGCAGCAGCAGCGGTACGGCGGCTGCGACGCCCTTCCCCGCGGAGCGGACGATCTGGACGGTGTCCACGGCCCAGGGCTCGGTGCCGTCCACATCTCTCGTACCGGCCCACAGGTCAACGACCTTGCGCCCGTGGTGGTAGAGGGCCACGGCCGCTCCCCGTTCACCGCGCTGTTCGAAGTTACGGACGAAAGCGTCCCGTACCGCCTCGAACCCCGGCGCCACCGTGCCCCGTACGTCCACACCTGCTACCGCGCTCCCGCTCATCCCCCCATGGTGCATCGCGCAGCAGGTGGAACGGGTGGCGGGTCACCTCCTGTTCACGAACGCGGTACGGACACGGAACGCGGGTCGAAGCCGAAGGGCAGCTCCAGCCGGTGCCTGCGCATGAGGCCGTCGTCGCACAGGAGGTCGTACGTGCGGTCGTCGGCGGCGATCACCCCGTCGCTCAGGATGACGGCGCGCGGGCAGAGTTCGAGGGCGTACGGCAGGTCGTGGGTGACCATCAGCACGGTGACGTCCAGGGACCGCAGGATGTCGGCGAGTTCACGGCGGGAGGCGGGGTCCAGGTTGGAGGAGGGCTCGTCCAGGACGAGGATCTCCGGTTCCATGGCGAGGACGGTGGCGACGGCGACCCGGCGGCGCTGGCCGAAGGAGAGGTGGTGCGGGGGCCGTGCCGCGTACTCCTCCATGCCGACCTGCTTGAGCGCGCTCATGACCCGGTCCTCCAGCTCGGGACCGCGCAGTCCGGCCGCGGCGGGCCCGAAGGCGACGTCCTCGCGGACGGTCGGCATGAAGAGCTGGTCGTCGGGGTCCTGGAAGACGATGCCGACACGGCGGCGGATCTCGGCGAGGTGCCTCTTCTCCACCGGCAGCCCGGCGACGCGGACGGTGCCGGCGCCCGCGTCGAGGATGCCGTTGAGGTGGAGGACGAGGGTGGTCTTGCCCGCGCCGTTGGGGCCGAGCAGCGCCACGCGTTCACCGCGGGCCACGGTCAGGTCGACGCCGAAGAGGGCCTGGTGGCCGTCGGGGTAGGCGTAGGCGAGGCCGCTGACCTCGAGGGACGGCGCGGGGGCGGTGGGCAGGCTCATACGGTCCATCCCAGCAGACATACGACGAGGGCGAGCACGGGGAGTGCCGCGGCGTGCGCCCACTGGGTACGGGAGGCGGTCACCTCGTCGATCACCGGCATGGTGCCGGTGTAGCCGCGGCTGACCATCGCGAGGTGGACGCGCTCGCCGCGCTCGTAGGACCGGATGAAGAGGGCGCCCGCCGTCTTGGCGAGGACGCTCCAGTGCCGCACCCCGCTCGCCTCGAAGCCCCGGGAGCGCCGTGCGATCGACATCCGGCGCAGCTCGTCGGTGATGACGTCGCCGTAGCGGATCATGAAGGACGCGATCTGGACGAGCAGCGGCGGCAGTCTGAGCCGCTGGAGGCCGAGCAGCAGGGAGCGCAGCTCGGTGGTCGAGGCGAGGATCACCGAGGCCGCCACGCCGAGGGTGCCCTTCGCGAGGACGTTCCAGGCGCCCCAGAGACCGGGGACGCTGACGGGGACACCGAGCAGCTCGGTCTGCTCCCCCGGCACGACGAACGGCATGAGCAGCGCGAACGCCACGAACGGCACCTCGATGACCAGCCGCTTCAGCAGGAACCCGGCGGGGATCCGGGCCACCGCTGCGACGGCGGCGAGCAGCACTGCGTACAGCGCGAAGGCCCAGACGGCCTCGCGGGGGGTGGAGACGACGACCACGACGAAGCAGAGGACGGCGGCGAGCTTGCAGTGCGGTGGCAGGGCGTGGACCGGCGAGTGGCCGTGCCGGTAGAGCTTGTGCGCGTGGCCTGCGCCCATGTCAGACGGACTCGGTGGTGCGGGATCCGGTGGCCTCCGGCGCCCGGCGCCGGCGCACGGCCCAGAAGACGCCGCTGCCGACGGCGACGGTGACGCCGACGCCGATCACTCCGGCGAGGCCTCCGGAGACGCGGGCGTTACTGATGTCCTCGATGCCGTAGTCGGCGAGCGGGGAGCCCGCCGCGTCGTGTTCCTGGACCTTCTCGTCGATGCCCTTGTCGGCGGCGACCTTCTCCAGGCCGTCGGGGCTGGCGGACGCGTAGAAGGAGACGACGCCCGCGAGGACGACCGCGGCCGCGAGGCCGGCGGCCCAGACCCCGCGTGTGGAGCGGGCGGCCGCGGGCGCGGGCGAGGAGGCCGGCGCGTCGACGAGTTCGCCGTCCACACGGAGCTTGAGCGGGGCGGCGAGTCCGCGCGCCCCGTGCACCAGGTCGGGGCGCACGGCGATCACGGCGCCGACGGTCAGCGCGGTGATCGCCGCCTCCCCGATACCGATCAGCACATGGACGCCGACCATCGCGGTGAGCACCTTGCCGATGGGTACGTCGGTGGTGCCGCCGATCGCGTAGATGAGGGTGAACGCGACGGCGGCGGCCGGCACGGAGACGAGCGCGGCCACGAAGGCCGCGACGGTCGTCGAGCGGCGGGTACGGGGCAGCACACGGGTCAGCCCGCGGAAGAGCGCGTAGGCGACGACGGTGGTGACGACCCCCATCACCGTGATGTTCACGCCGAGCGCGGTCAGGCCGCCGTCGGCGAAGAGGATGCCCTGCATCAGCAGGACGACCGCTATGCAGAGCAGCCCCGTGTAGGGGCCGACCAGGATCGCCGCCAGTGCCCCGCCCAGGAGGTGTCCGCTGGTACCCGCCGCGACCGGGAAGTTCAGCATCTGCACGGCGAAGATGAAGGCGGCGACGAGCCCCGCCAGCGGGGCGGTCCGCTCGTCCAGTTCCCGCCGGGCGCCGCGGAGACCGACGGCGACCGCTCCTGCGGCGACGACACCCGCGACGGCGGAGACGGGTGCGTTGATGAAACCGTCGGGTACATGCATGGAGTGGCTCCGCTTCGGGCGTTGCTGCTGGCGGGGTCGGGAAACGCTCCATGATAGAGCCCTGTTGCAAATAGTTCGCAAGAGCGCAGAGATGACAACTACGCCAACCCTCAACATGCCCAAATGGGAATATATGGGACATTAGGGGGAGAGATTTTCGCACAGGAGGAGCCGGCCATGTCCCTCGTGATCCAAGAACACGCCCGAGCCCGGCTCATCACCGACGGCCCGGATCCCCGACCGGTCCCCGTCGAACTGCGCTACGACCCCGAGGAGCCGGGGGCCGTGCGTGTCCGGCTCCCCGGAGGCGCCGACCGGACCTTCGGCCTCGACCTCCTGGAACGCGGACTGCGCTCCCCCGTCACCCGCGGCGACATACGGATATGGCCGTGCGGCCGGGCCCAGCTGGTCCTGGAACTGCACTCGACGGACGGTGTCGCCGTCCTCCAGTTCGACATCGCGCCCGTCATCCGCTTCGTGTCGCGGACCCGCGGCCTGACGGCGAAGCGCCCGCCTGCCGCCACCACCGCCCCCGTCACCCGCGCCTGAACGGAGACGAGCCCCCGTGCCGTTGCACGGGGGCTCGTCGTCGCCCCGGTCCCCCGTCCCCACAGGTAACCGGCGCTCCGGGGCCGCGCTCCGCTCAGACGCGTGCCCCGGGGTCTCGGTGCGTCAGACGCGGACCAGCTCCCGCTCCCCGCCGCCCTCGGCAGGGCCTCCGTCGGAGAGGTCCTTGCGCAGGCCCTCTCCCTCGACGTCGACGTTGGGCAGCGCACGGTCCAGCCAGCGCGGCAGCCACCACGCACGCTTGCCGAGCAGGGCGAGCACCGCCGGCACGATGGCCATCCGCACGACGAAGGCGTCGAAGAAGACGGCGATGGCGAGCGAGAAGCCGATCATCTTGATCATCTGCTCCGAGGAACCGATGAAACCGGCGAAGACGGCCATCATGATCACGGCGGCAGCCGTGACCACCCGTGCCCCGTGCTTGAAGCCGGTGACGATCGCCTGTCCGGGCGTCTCCCCGTGGACGTACGCCTCACGCATCCGTGTGACCAGGAAGACCTCGTAGTCCATCGCGAGGCCGAAGACCACACCGACCATGAAGATCGGCATCATGCTCATGATCGGACCGGTCTGCTCGACCCCGAAGAGCGAGCCGAGCCAGCCCCACTGGAAGACCGCGACGACCGCGCCCAGAGCCGCGACCACCGAGAGCAGGAAGCCGAGGGCCGCCTTCAGCGGCACGAGGACCGAGCGGAAGACCACCATCAGCAGCAGGAACGCCAGGCCGACGACGAGCGCCAGGTAGGGCAGCAGCGCGTCGTTCATCTTCTGCGAGAAGTCGATGTTCATGGCCGTGGCGCCCGTGACCAGCACCTCGGCACCGGTGTCGCTCTTGACGGTCTGCCCCGCGTCGCGGATGGCGTGGACCACGTTCTCCGTCTCGACGGAGCTCGGCCGGTCCTTGGGGATGACCGTGATGGTCGCGGTGTCACCGGCCTTGTTGAAGGTGGCCGGAGTGACGGCGGCGACGCCGCCGGAGCCTTCGATCTCGTCGGAGACCCTGTTCACCGCGGCCTTGCCGTCGGAGCTGTTCCTGGTGTCGACGACGACCATCAGCGGACCGTTGAACCCGGGGCCGAAGCCGTCGGAGAGCATGTCGTACGCCTGGCGCTGCGTGGTCGACTTCGGCTGGGCGCCGTCGTCCGGCAGACCCATCTCCAGCGAGGCCGCCGGTACGGCGATGGCACCGAGGCCGATGACGCCGGCCAGCAGGACCCACACCGGCCTGCGCAGCACGAACCGTGCCCAGCGGGTACCCATGTTCGGCTTCGCCTCGGGCTTGTTCTCGGCCTCGGCGGCCTTGCGCGCCCTGCGCCCCATGACCCGCTTGCCCGCGAAGCCCAGCATCGCCGGCACGAGGGTCAGTGCGATGAGGACGGCGATGGCGACGGTGCCCGCGGCGGCGAAGCCCATCTTGGACAGCATCGGGATGTTCACGACGGCGAGGCCGACCAGAGCGATGACCACGGTGAGGCCCGCGAAGACCACCGCGGACCCGGCCGTTCCGACGGCCCGTCCCGCGGCCTCCTCACGCTCCCGCCCCTCGGCCAGTTCGGCCCGGTAGCGGGAGACGATGAAGAGCGCGTAGTCGATGCCGACCGCGAGCCCGATCATCATCGCGAGGGTCGAGGTGGTGGAACCCAGATCCAGGACGTTGGCCAGCGCGGTGATCGTGGAGACCCCGATGCCCACCCCGATGAGGGCGGTCAGCAGAGGCAGCCCGGCGGCGATCAGCGAGCCGAAGGTGACGACCAGGACGACGGCGGCGATGGCGACGCCGATGATCTCGGTGGCGCCCGTCTCCGGCATCACCTGGAGCGCGTCACCACCGATCTCGACCTTCATGCCGCTGCTCTGCGCGTCGTGGCCCGCACCCTCCAGGGCCTCACGCGTCCCGTCGGTGAGCTCCATGGAGCTCACCTTGTAGGAGACGGAGATGTACGCGGTGGAGCCGTCCTTGCTGACGGCGTTCGCCTGGTACGGGTCGGCGACCGAGGCGATCTGGTCCGAGCCGGACTTCAGCTCGCCGACGATCTCCTGGATCTCGGCCTTGTTGTCCGCCGCGGTGACCTTCTCGCCTTCGGGTGCCTTGAAGACGACCCGGGCGGTCGCGCCGTCGGCACTGCCTCCGGGGAAACGTTCATCCAGCAGGTCGAAGGCGCGCTGGGCCTCCGTGCCGGGGATCGAGAAGGAACTGGAGGTGGCGGTGGCCGCCGAGGTGGCGCCGAATCCGGCCAGCGCCAGCAGAGCCACCCAGATGAGGGCGACGTAACGGCGGCGCCGGAAGGCGAGCCGTCCCAGTTTGTACAGGAATGTAGCCACGGAGGGGGTACTCCCGGTCAGGTCGTTGAGTGGAAGAGGGCGTGAGGAACCAGCCCGACGACGAGAGCGGCGTGTCAGGTGGAGCGTCGGGGAGAGGTCTTACGGAAAGGAAATGGGGACGTCAGACGCCGAGGGCGGGGAACACCACGGATTCCGCGTAGTCGGTCAGGAACGCCTGGTCGACCGGGCGTTCCTCGACCAGCTCCCGGGCGGCGAATGCGCCGATCATCATGTGGGGCACATAGGGAAGCGCCGGATTGTCCGGACGCACTTCCCCTCTGTCCACAGCCCGCTGGAGCATCGACCCGAGACCGGTGATCTCCGGCTCGATCAGCAGCTCGCGCAGCGCCTGGAACAGATCGGGGTTGTTGTGGACGGCATGGCTCAGACCCCGCAGCAGTGCGGAGTTCTTCTCCATCTTGCAGTCGTCGGTCTGCCCCATCACGGCCAGGAAGTCACCGCGGAGCGAACCGGTGTCGACATCGGCAAGGTGCACCGGCTTGTCGTTCCGGAGTGCCTTGACGACCAGCTCGGCCTTGCTCCCCCACTGGCGGTAGAGGGTGGCCTTGCTGGAATGGGTGCGGGCGGCGACGGCGTCCATGGTCAGGGCTTCGTAGCCGACCTCGCCGAGCAGGTCGAGCACGGCGGAGTACAGCTCGCTCTCGCGCTCGGGCGTGAGCCTGCTGCGTGCCATGGGTCGACCTCCTCTTCCTTGTGCCCGCTGGATCGTACGTCAGCCGAAGATCAACTAACGGAACGAAACTGTTTCGTACACTTCGAAGATACCCCCCTACCCAAGCGAAACGGGACAGTTTCGCTTGTGTCCTGCACCACAAGTTGCCGCGGGCCCTTCACACGGAAAGCATTGGAGGGTGAGTGACGACGTCGCGTATCTCCGTTTCCCGCACCTCCACAAGGACTTGCTCTGCTTCGTGGCGGAGGACGACCTATGGGTCGCTCCTCTCGCCCCGGCGGGGCAGCGGCCCGGCCGGGCTTGGCGGCTGACCGTCGACCGGACCAGAGTCGGTCATCCGCGCTTCTCGCCCGACGGGGGCCGTATCGCCTACACGACCTGGCGCACGCTCGACCCAGAGATCCACC from Streptomyces sp. QL37 harbors:
- a CDS encoding MMPL family transporter, whose protein sequence is MATFLYKLGRLAFRRRRYVALIWVALLALAGFGATSAATATSSSFSIPGTEAQRAFDLLDERFPGGSADGATARVVFKAPEGEKVTAADNKAEIQEIVGELKSGSDQIASVADPYQANAVSKDGSTAYISVSYKVSSMELTDGTREALEGAGHDAQSSGMKVEIGGDALQVMPETGATEIIGVAIAAVVLVVTFGSLIAAGLPLLTALIGVGIGVSTITALANVLDLGSTTSTLAMMIGLAVGIDYALFIVSRYRAELAEGREREEAAGRAVGTAGSAVVFAGLTVVIALVGLAVVNIPMLSKMGFAAAGTVAIAVLIALTLVPAMLGFAGKRVMGRRARKAAEAENKPEAKPNMGTRWARFVLRRPVWVLLAGVIGLGAIAVPAASLEMGLPDDGAQPKSTTQRQAYDMLSDGFGPGFNGPLMVVVDTRNSSDGKAAVNRVSDEIEGSGGVAAVTPATFNKAGDTATITVIPKDRPSSVETENVVHAIRDAGQTVKSDTGAEVLVTGATAMNIDFSQKMNDALLPYLALVVGLAFLLLMVVFRSVLVPLKAALGFLLSVVAALGAVVAVFQWGWLGSLFGVEQTGPIMSMMPIFMVGVVFGLAMDYEVFLVTRMREAYVHGETPGQAIVTGFKHGARVVTAAAVIMMAVFAGFIGSSEQMIKMIGFSLAIAVFFDAFVVRMAIVPAVLALLGKRAWWLPRWLDRALPNVDVEGEGLRKDLSDGGPAEGGGERELVRV
- a CDS encoding TetR/AcrR family transcriptional regulator produces the protein MARSRLTPERESELYSAVLDLLGEVGYEALTMDAVAARTHSSKATLYRQWGSKAELVVKALRNDKPVHLADVDTGSLRGDFLAVMGQTDDCKMEKNSALLRGLSHAVHNNPDLFQALRELLIEPEITGLGSMLQRAVDRGEVRPDNPALPYVPHMMIGAFAARELVEERPVDQAFLTDYAESVVFPALGV